From the Serratia nematodiphila DZ0503SBS1 genome, one window contains:
- the rsmF gene encoding 16S rRNA (cytosine(1407)-C(5))-methyltransferase RsmF, with translation MAKSTAVFLPPAFLDATRAIMPAELAMEDFIAACQRPLRRSLRVNTLKISVADFLVLVQDYDWRLEPIPWCAEGFWIERDDEELRLGSAAEHLSGLFYIQEASSMLPVSALFAGAAAPNRVLDVAAAPGSKTTQIAALMGNQGGIVANEYSASRVKVLHANISRCGVKNTALTHFDGRVFGAALPESFDAILLDAPCSGEGVVRKDPDAMSNWSPDSVAEIAATQRELIDSAFHALAPGGVMVYSTCTLNAQENQQVVRWLLDTYGDAVSVEPLGSLFPGADKALTAEGFLHVFPQIYDSEGFFVARLRKQHAVAPLAKPTYKVGKFPFSPLSGKETALVAQAAAASGLTWGDDSRLWERDKEIWLFPAELEPLFGKVRFSRIGLKLAERFPKGFRWQHEAAIALAGAGGKQHFELDAALAQEWYHGRDLYPQQPPAGDECIVTYQGQPLGIAKRIGSRIKNNLPRELVRDGALDFHL, from the coding sequence GTGGCCAAATCCACCGCCGTTTTTCTGCCCCCCGCTTTCCTTGACGCCACCCGCGCCATCATGCCCGCCGAGCTGGCGATGGAAGATTTTATCGCCGCCTGTCAGCGCCCGCTGCGCCGCAGTCTGCGCGTCAACACGCTGAAAATCAGCGTCGCCGACTTCCTAGTGCTGGTGCAGGATTACGACTGGCGACTGGAGCCCATTCCCTGGTGCGCGGAAGGGTTCTGGATCGAACGTGACGATGAGGAACTGCGCCTCGGCAGCGCCGCCGAACACCTGAGCGGCCTGTTTTACATTCAGGAGGCCAGTTCGATGCTGCCGGTCAGCGCGCTGTTCGCCGGCGCCGCGGCGCCGAATCGCGTGCTGGACGTGGCGGCGGCGCCAGGATCCAAAACTACCCAGATCGCCGCGTTGATGGGCAACCAGGGCGGCATCGTCGCCAACGAATACTCCGCCAGCCGGGTGAAAGTGCTGCACGCCAATATCAGCCGCTGCGGCGTGAAGAACACCGCGCTGACCCACTTCGACGGCCGGGTGTTCGGTGCCGCGCTGCCGGAGAGCTTCGACGCCATTCTGCTCGATGCCCCCTGCTCCGGCGAAGGCGTGGTACGCAAGGATCCGGACGCCATGAGCAACTGGTCGCCGGACAGCGTCGCCGAAATCGCCGCCACCCAACGCGAGCTGATCGACAGCGCGTTCCATGCGCTGGCGCCGGGCGGCGTGATGGTTTACTCCACCTGTACCCTCAATGCGCAGGAAAATCAGCAGGTGGTGCGTTGGCTGCTGGACACCTACGGCGACGCGGTCAGCGTCGAGCCGCTGGGTTCGCTGTTCCCCGGCGCCGACAAGGCATTGACCGCCGAAGGTTTTCTGCACGTCTTCCCGCAGATTTACGACAGCGAAGGCTTTTTCGTCGCCCGTCTGCGCAAACAGCACGCCGTGGCACCGTTGGCGAAGCCGACCTATAAAGTCGGTAAGTTTCCGTTCAGCCCGCTGTCCGGCAAAGAGACGGCGCTGGTCGCCCAAGCCGCCGCCGCATCCGGCTTAACCTGGGGCGATGACAGCCGGCTGTGGGAGCGCGATAAGGAAATCTGGCTGTTCCCGGCCGAGCTGGAGCCGCTGTTCGGCAAGGTGCGCTTCTCGCGCATCGGTCTCAAGCTGGCGGAGCGTTTCCCGAAAGGTTTCCGTTGGCAGCACGAAGCGGCGATCGCCCTCGCGGGCGCCGGCGGCAAACAGCATTTCGAGCTGGACGCCGCGCTGGCCCAGGAGTGGTATCACGGCCGCGATCTCTATCCGCAGCAGCCACCGGCGGGCGACGAGTGCATCGTCACCTATCAGGGGCAACCTCTGGGCATCGCCAAGCGCATTGGCAGCCGTATCAAGAATAACCTGCCGCGCGAGCTGGTGCGGGATGGCGCACTGGATTTCCACCTGTAA
- a CDS encoding Csu type fimbrial protein: MKKTLMALTSVATLLCANGAANAAGTIQGTLGVTLTIGAGCVVGGGNSSGSVNDFGSISFGTYSSLANIIDASATGAGGAGTLSLTCTTGTDYTVALDNGLHVTSGTQRRMASTAGAFISYNLYQDAARTTAWGSGANARTGTGTGAAVPLIVYGRVPAAGSTPAADTYNDTVTMTVTW; this comes from the coding sequence ATGAAAAAAACTCTGATGGCATTGACCTCGGTAGCAACCCTGCTGTGCGCCAACGGCGCGGCTAACGCAGCAGGCACCATTCAAGGCACGTTAGGCGTGACGCTGACCATCGGCGCCGGTTGCGTCGTGGGAGGCGGCAACAGCAGCGGTTCCGTCAACGACTTCGGCTCTATCAGCTTCGGCACTTACTCTTCACTGGCCAACATCATCGACGCCAGCGCCACCGGCGCAGGGGGGGCCGGTACGCTGTCATTGACCTGCACCACCGGCACAGACTACACGGTGGCGCTGGACAACGGGCTCCACGTCACTTCAGGCACCCAACGCCGCATGGCCAGCACGGCAGGCGCATTCATCAGTTATAACCTGTACCAGGATGCCGCACGCACCACCGCCTGGGGCAGCGGCGCCAACGCGCGAACCGGCACCGGCACCGGCGCCGCCGTTCCGCTGATCGTCTATGGCCGCGTACCGGCGGCCGGATCTACCCCGGCGGCGGACACCTATAACGACACCGTCACGATGACGGTCACCTGGTAA
- a CDS encoding Csu type fimbrial protein — protein sequence MRRALCCCGLWACSLLAQADSKTATLGVSATLLSACEAGSSSGGNVSFGTLNFGTLYFLSTATSVAGQQNAGAIRVKCTNGTSYSVLLGGGQSGNTAARYLQSAAGQRVNYNLYTNAAHSTIWDNLTGVSQTANGTDNWLPVYGMIPAQSTPPTGSYTDTVQVTINW from the coding sequence GTGCGGCGCGCGCTTTGCTGCTGCGGATTATGGGCGTGCAGCCTGTTGGCGCAGGCCGACAGTAAAACCGCGACCCTCGGCGTCAGCGCGACCTTGCTCAGCGCCTGTGAGGCCGGCAGCAGCTCAGGTGGCAACGTCAGCTTCGGCACGCTGAATTTCGGCACGCTGTATTTTCTCAGCACCGCAACCAGCGTCGCCGGGCAGCAAAACGCCGGCGCCATTCGGGTGAAATGCACCAACGGCACCAGCTACAGCGTTCTGCTTGGCGGCGGGCAAAGCGGCAATACCGCTGCCCGCTACCTGCAAAGCGCGGCAGGCCAACGGGTGAATTACAACCTGTACACCAACGCCGCCCACAGCACCATTTGGGATAATCTGACGGGCGTGTCACAAACCGCCAACGGTACGGACAACTGGCTGCCGGTCTATGGCATGATCCCGGCGCAGTCCACACCCCCGACAGGCAGCTACACCGATACGGTACAGGTCACGATCAATTGGTAA
- a CDS encoding Csu type fimbrial protein: MRASICGLLFCLPLSPAQSDTGVNDLTKSQPFTVNATVVKGCVLGSGVSDVTTFGTLNFGQLSSLSNAVSIVSSSGAGSVLFRCNPGLSVTLALGVGNHVTGSIAGGRKLQNAVTAETLLYQLYQDSNYATLWGDGANGGAAQTVAATGSTQEIKVYARLFSTSTLPTSGVYSDTVLLTVTY; this comes from the coding sequence ATGCGCGCTTCCATTTGCGGTTTGCTGTTCTGCCTGCCGCTCTCCCCGGCCCAAAGCGATACCGGCGTCAACGATTTGACCAAAAGCCAGCCGTTCACCGTCAATGCAACCGTGGTAAAAGGCTGCGTATTGGGCAGCGGCGTCAGTGACGTGACCACCTTCGGCACCCTGAACTTCGGCCAGTTGTCCTCGCTGAGCAACGCAGTCAGCATCGTCTCCAGCAGCGGTGCCGGTTCGGTGCTGTTTCGCTGCAACCCGGGGCTGAGCGTTACGCTGGCCCTCGGCGTCGGCAATCACGTGACCGGATCCATCGCCGGCGGCAGAAAATTACAAAATGCCGTCACGGCGGAAACGCTGCTGTATCAACTTTATCAAGACAGCAACTACGCCACCCTTTGGGGAGATGGCGCCAACGGCGGTGCGGCGCAGACCGTCGCCGCCACCGGCAGCACGCAAGAAATCAAGGTTTACGCCCGTCTGTTTTCGACCAGTACCCTGCCCACCAGTGGCGTTTACAGCGATACGGTCTTGTTGACGGTCACTTATTAA
- a CDS encoding fimbrial biogenesis chaperone: MRIPFRLPLTAALLLASQQHALAAASILIWPIDPVIEDQQQATALWLENRDSKPVYMQIRVLGWQQTASKDDYSNQSDVIASPPVASIAPGKRQLIRLIKQSAPAAGQERAYRILVDEVPVKEPASSAAPGGAEMGLKFQMRYSVPLFVSGKGIWTKQDSEKPRDYATASQPQLSYRLQQQSSERWLEVRNQGAVHARISKVTLQGRSLNPGLMGYVLPGSQMRFALPPAGAFSSGKLMATVNDNKQPVVIPSY; this comes from the coding sequence ATGCGCATACCCTTCCGACTGCCGTTAACGGCAGCCTTGCTCCTGGCAAGCCAACAGCACGCCCTGGCCGCGGCTTCCATTCTCATTTGGCCGATCGATCCGGTGATTGAAGATCAACAGCAGGCCACCGCGCTGTGGCTGGAAAATCGCGACAGCAAACCGGTCTATATGCAAATTCGCGTGCTGGGTTGGCAGCAAACCGCCAGCAAAGACGATTACAGCAACCAAAGCGACGTGATCGCCAGCCCGCCGGTGGCGTCGATAGCGCCAGGCAAACGCCAACTGATACGCCTGATCAAACAGTCGGCCCCGGCGGCGGGACAGGAGCGCGCCTACCGCATTTTGGTCGATGAAGTGCCGGTGAAAGAACCAGCGTCGAGCGCCGCTCCCGGCGGCGCGGAGATGGGGCTGAAATTCCAGATGCGCTACTCGGTGCCGCTGTTCGTCAGCGGCAAAGGCATTTGGACCAAACAGGACAGCGAAAAACCGCGCGATTACGCGACCGCCAGCCAACCCCAGCTCAGCTATCGTCTACAGCAGCAAAGCAGCGAACGCTGGCTGGAGGTGCGAAACCAAGGCGCAGTGCATGCCCGTATCTCGAAAGTGACGCTGCAAGGCCGCAGCCTGAATCCTGGCCTGATGGGATACGTGCTGCCCGGTTCACAGATGCGCTTCGCCTTGCCGCCCGCAGGCGCTTTCAGCAGCGGCAAGCTGATGGCCACGGTCAATGACAACAAACAGCCCGTAGTCATTCCGTCTTATTGA
- a CDS encoding fimbria/pilus outer membrane usher protein: protein MLSMAAGGWLPFALGDDLPPPPSAVSMPDTTLYLEPVVNGRQTGNVVPVNYRGGHYYMTPQQLLDAGLPVADKQAKEIAVDRLEKVDVSYSGESQQLLINVPNDWLPQQTISARSPLQRLPAQSSLGLLFNYDIYASQSNGNGRPGYLSAWSEQRLFDGFGVVANTGIYRSGFNGGPNDDGGRYIRYDSYWRFNDDQRMLSVIAGDLTTGSLPWSSAVRIGGLQLARNFAVRPDLITYPLPQFSGQAALPSSVDLYINSYKNSTTNINPGPFTLNSVPYINGAGQATVVTTDALGRQVSTTVPFYVASNLLQTGMSDFSISTGLLRRNYGLNSADYGQWVGSASLRYGVTDWLTLEGRAEGAAELAVGGGGADIRVGQWGVLNASYSVSQASDDAFNGGRPIPSPAYYDPLTGRPLQQPDPQPVYRYTGNHGDQSSFGYTYSNPRFSLNAQRILRSADFGDISVYKSDYRLSRRTDQLTGSVSLGRLGSLGAGYFDVRDAIAQRTRLVNLSYSVSLWRNSSLYASLNREIGSSGYSAQLQLSIPFDSWGTASLSAARDNNNRWSERVSYSRAAPTDGGFGWNLAYANNPSGGDYRQADLTWRTRRLEARAGVYGTRDETNHWGEISGSLVAMNGGVYATNTINDAFALVSTQGYADIPVSYENQPIGKTDAQGYLLVPTVTSYYHAKFQIDPLSLPADVALPTVEKTVAIRDHSGFLVEFPIQPISAADVELVDEQGKPLANGSQVAVVGGNQQSYVGWDGMTYIDPVQQHNRLSVIPADGSPPCQAEFSLAKPQGIQRVGPVVCR from the coding sequence ATGCTGAGCATGGCGGCCGGCGGCTGGCTGCCGTTTGCGCTCGGCGACGATCTGCCGCCGCCGCCCAGCGCCGTCAGCATGCCGGACACCACGCTGTATCTGGAGCCGGTCGTCAACGGGCGCCAAACCGGCAACGTCGTGCCGGTCAACTACCGCGGCGGCCATTACTACATGACACCCCAACAACTGCTCGACGCCGGGCTGCCGGTAGCGGATAAACAGGCGAAAGAAATCGCCGTCGATCGGCTGGAGAAGGTGGATGTCAGCTACAGCGGCGAGAGCCAGCAGTTGCTGATCAACGTGCCCAACGACTGGTTGCCGCAGCAAACCATCAGCGCCCGTTCACCGTTGCAGCGCTTGCCGGCGCAAAGCAGCCTCGGTTTGCTGTTCAACTACGACATCTACGCCAGCCAAAGCAACGGCAATGGCCGGCCGGGCTACCTGTCGGCGTGGAGCGAACAGCGCCTGTTCGACGGGTTCGGCGTCGTCGCCAACACCGGCATCTACCGCAGCGGGTTTAACGGCGGGCCAAACGACGATGGCGGTCGCTATATTCGGTACGACAGCTACTGGCGTTTCAACGATGATCAACGGATGCTGAGTGTGATCGCCGGTGACCTTACCACCGGCTCGCTCCCCTGGAGCAGCGCCGTGCGCATCGGCGGCTTGCAATTGGCGCGCAATTTCGCGGTGCGCCCGGATCTTATCACCTACCCGTTGCCGCAGTTTTCCGGCCAGGCGGCATTGCCCAGCAGCGTCGATTTATACATCAACAGCTATAAAAACAGCACCACCAACATTAATCCCGGGCCGTTTACCCTCAACAGCGTGCCCTACATTAACGGCGCGGGTCAGGCCACCGTCGTCACCACCGACGCCCTCGGCCGCCAGGTCAGCACCACGGTACCGTTCTACGTGGCCAGCAACCTGCTGCAGACCGGCATGAGCGATTTCAGCATTTCCACCGGCTTGCTGCGACGCAACTACGGGTTGAATTCTGCCGATTACGGGCAATGGGTAGGCAGCGCCAGTTTACGTTACGGCGTCACTGATTGGTTAACCCTGGAAGGGCGCGCCGAAGGCGCAGCCGAGTTGGCGGTCGGCGGCGGCGGCGCCGACATTCGCGTCGGACAATGGGGGGTTCTCAACGCGTCCTACAGCGTCAGCCAGGCCAGCGACGACGCGTTTAACGGCGGCCGGCCGATACCATCCCCCGCCTATTATGACCCGCTGACCGGCAGGCCGTTGCAGCAGCCAGATCCTCAGCCCGTCTATCGCTACACCGGCAACCACGGCGATCAGAGCAGCTTTGGCTACACCTACAGCAACCCACGTTTCAGCCTCAACGCGCAACGCATCCTGCGCAGCGCCGATTTTGGCGACATTTCCGTGTATAAAAGCGACTACCGTCTGAGCCGTCGCACCGATCAGTTGACCGGCAGCGTCAGCCTGGGCCGGCTAGGCAGCCTCGGCGCCGGTTATTTTGACGTTCGCGACGCCATCGCTCAACGGACCCGCCTGGTGAACCTGTCCTACAGTGTGTCGCTTTGGCGCAACAGCAGCCTGTACGCCTCCCTCAACCGGGAAATCGGCAGCAGCGGTTACAGCGCCCAACTGCAGCTCTCCATTCCGTTTGACAGCTGGGGCACGGCCAGCCTCAGCGCCGCGCGCGACAACAACAACCGCTGGAGCGAACGCGTCAGCTACAGCCGCGCCGCGCCGACCGATGGCGGTTTCGGCTGGAATCTGGCCTACGCCAATAACCCGAGCGGCGGCGATTACCGCCAGGCGGATCTGACCTGGCGAACCCGCAGACTCGAAGCCCGAGCGGGCGTATACGGCACCCGCGATGAAACCAACCACTGGGGCGAAATCAGCGGTTCGCTGGTGGCGATGAACGGCGGCGTATACGCCACCAACACCATCAACGATGCCTTTGCGCTGGTGTCCACGCAAGGATACGCCGACATTCCGGTGAGCTATGAGAACCAGCCGATCGGCAAGACCGATGCCCAGGGCTATTTACTGGTGCCTACCGTCACCTCTTACTACCATGCGAAATTCCAGATTGATCCGCTTAGCCTGCCCGCCGACGTCGCGCTGCCGACGGTGGAAAAAACCGTCGCCATTCGCGATCACAGCGGTTTTCTGGTTGAGTTCCCCATCCAACCCATCTCCGCCGCCGACGTCGAACTGGTTGACGAGCAAGGCAAACCGCTAGCCAACGGCAGCCAGGTGGCGGTGGTTGGCGGCAATCAGCAAAGCTATGTCGGTTGGGACGGCATGACCTATATCGACCCGGTGCAACAACACAATCGTCTGAGCGTGATCCCGGCCGACGGCAGCCCGCCGTGTCAGGCGGAATTCAGTCTGGCGAAGCCTCAGGGCATCCAGCGCGTCGGCCCGGTTGTCTGCCGCTAA